One window of Triticum dicoccoides isolate Atlit2015 ecotype Zavitan chromosome 5A, WEW_v2.0, whole genome shotgun sequence genomic DNA carries:
- the LOC119299403 gene encoding biotin--protein ligase 1, chloroplastic-like — protein MTQAVHVTPLHILKPKKLHTRQKKCSIDPILHCRLLSIPSLLQYDPPPRSETIRRRRGPIGAAAGAGQPPHRCARQVAAPAPAAEHSSSGGAPTATTFLLLSGKSAQDQQLLAFAAGELSLAEEGRGELAVSLALDASGDAGYDAAAYMGGLQAWRFGRWMRWSPRMASTHDLVIQNFTKLPVGVVCATYMQFKGRGASNMYANWCFFLLSLLVCISDDFSISLINVCHFGE, from the exons ATGACGCAGGCAGTCCATGTTACTCCACTACATATCCTCAAAC CCAAAAAACTCCACACCCGGCAGAAAAAATGCTCCATCGATCCCATCCTTCATTGCCGactcctctcgatcccatctctACTCCAATACGATCCGCCGCCGAGATCCGAGACGATACGCCGCCGCCGAGGACCGATTGGAGCCGCCGCTGGCGCTGGCCAGCCTCCCCACCGATGTGCGCGCCAGGTCGCCGCTCCCGCTCCCGCAGCCGAGCATAGCAGCAGCGGCGGAGCCCCAACCGCCACCACGTTCCTCCTGCTCTCCGGCAAGTCCGCCCAGGACCAGCAACTCCTTGccttcgccgccggcgagctctctCTGGCGGAGGAGGGCAGGGGCGAGCTCGCCGTCTCCCTCGCGCTCGACGCCAGCGGGGACGCGGGCTACGATGCGGCCGCCTACATGGGCGGGCTCCAGGCGTGGCGCTTCGGGAGGTGGATGCGTTGGTCGCCGCGGATGGCATCCACGCACGACCTCGTGATACA GAACTTCACCAAACTTCCGGTGGGCGTCGTGTGCGCCACATACATGCAGTTCAAAGGCAGAGGTGCGTCAAATATGTATGCCAATTGGTGCTTCTTTTTGTTGTCCCTTTTAGTGTGTATCTCTGATGATTTTTCAATCTCGTTGATCAATGTCTGTCACTTTGGTGAGTAG